A window of Corticium candelabrum chromosome 3, ooCorCand1.1, whole genome shotgun sequence contains these coding sequences:
- the LOC134177094 gene encoding uncharacterized protein LOC134177094: protein MKCFNRSAERFGLSISLKKTHALFQPKPGGSPVPPPIMVGDHPLTYVQNFIYLGSSLSVDTTLATEVSCRISKASSAFGKLSRKLWNRHDIKLTTKISVYKAAILPTLLYGCESWTLLRRNFAVLSSFHMRCLRRICGIKWEDMVPDTEVLSVSNMCGLEYYLLKCQFRWAGHVVRMSDTRTPKQLFYGQLGEGARHQGGPKLRFKDSLKANLKKCSINPSSFETLAKDRALWRNRCHKCIQSFEESRLKAARAKRQCRKDQQRLHLQQVQQQQHLQQIQSSHVSPSFRCLTCDLVCRSKAGLMSHMRHKKH, encoded by the coding sequence ATGAAGTGCTTCAATAGATCTGCAGAGCGTTTTGGTCTTtcaatcagtttgaaaaagaCCCATGCGCTTTTCCAACCTAAGCCTGGAGGCAGTCCAGTTCCTCCACCAATCATGGTAGGTGATCACCCCCTTACGTATGTCCAAAATTTCATCTATCTCGGTAGCTCTTTGTCAGTTGACACCACACTTGCCACGGAAGTGTCCTGCAGAATTTCAAAAGCTAGCTCAGCTTTTGGCAAGCTTTCCAGGAAGCTGTGGAATAGACATGATATTAAGCTGACGACCAAAATATCTGTATACAAAGCAGCCATCTTACCAACTTTATTATATGGCTGTGAGTCATGGACACTGCTCCGTCGAAATTTTGCTGTGCTTAGCAGCTTTcacatgagatgtcttcgtcgGATCTGCGGTATTAAGTGGGAGGATATGGTTCCAGACACAGAGGTACTTTCTGTAAGCAATATGTGTGGTCTGGAGTACTACCTCCTTAAATGTCAATTTCGTTGGGCTGGTCACGTTGTCCGAATGTCCGATACAAGAACTCCCAAACAACTTTTTTATGGGCAATTGGGAGAAGGGGCGCGACACCAGGGAGGTCCAAAGCTGAGATTTAAAGACTCTCTAAAGGCTAACTTGAAGAAATGCTCCATCAACCCTTCCAGTTTTGAGACCCTTGCAAAAGATAGGGCACTGTGGAGGAACCGTTGTCATAAATGCATTCAAAGTTTTGAGGAAAGTCGTCTGAAAGCTGCTAGAGCTAAGAGACAGTGTCGCAAAGACCAGCAGCGACTCCACCTTCAACAagttcaacagcaacaacatctgcAACAAATACAATCATCACATGTCAGTCCTTCTTTTCGTTGTCTGACATGTGACTTAGTGTGTCGCTCAAAAGCAGGACTCATGTCTCACATGCGACacaagaaacattaa
- the LOC134177604 gene encoding uncharacterized protein LOC134177604, producing MERELVEVVERGDIRSLTRFLDFGFDINKRCIESTLLIKACRNNQKEMVEFLLTKSADVNGTNWCGRTGLMWAAEKGFGDIVNILLKTKDINVMKKSDWAGLTAIHLAAMNNHVTIVERLLSCSVPVDINDNDGCTPLWYAAHIGLVRCVDVLLKHGASPQHESQRGRSPLEIAKQFGHSDVIEMMEEAIRLRSNRYFEGHVSVMRHQHEEKIAELQSEVEQMKEELRQSSLVHESEIRRLSNEIQRKEKEIRRLVMSAADRAGEGQVAPETWLSLQSPERIMRAVSVLACDQWSDVGLELGYTTSFLKSHTKGIADDCSKLHFILRKKGESVGSSKVVGIILSACQQISMPICAAAIRDEVVRRHERLRTQNDISLSQLRQLCVIVRHRGLHLLSVPDHVTEDETSTYRANGTITLVRSQSEGITLLVDTGSPWDREFLIQKLQEHELQPQDVTHVLCTHGHVDHVGNLNLFTMATHMVSHDMVKDGDKYTLISVIATAGHTSRDVSVVVRGSDKGVVVIAGDLFECEADLQDDKLCKSKSEFHQLHATRRDKVLAIADWIVPGHGKMFKVNKRR from the exons ATGGAGAGAGAATTGGTAGAAGTTGTGGAGAGAGGTGATATTAGGTCACTAACGCGTTTTTTGGATTTTggatttgatatcaataaacgTTGTATTGAG AGCACTCTTCTGATAAAAGCGTGTAGGAATAATCAGAAGGAAATGGTCGAGTTTCTACTCACTAAATCAGCAGATGTTAATGGGACTAACTGG TGTGGAAGGACAGGTTTGATGTGGGCAGCAGAGAAGGGATTTGGTGATATAGTGAATATACTTTTGAAGACCAAAGATATTAATGTGATGAAGAAGAGTGATTGG GCAGGATTGACAGCCATCCATCTTGCTGCAATgaataatcacgtgaccattgtagagagacttttgtcttgttctgttcctgttgatatcaatgataatgatGGTTGTACACCACTGTGGTATGCTGCCCATATTGGTCTTGTGcgttgtgttgatgttctcctaaaacatggagcgagtccccaacatgagag TCAGCGGGGAAGATCACCACTGGAGATTGCCAAGCAATTTGGTCACAGTGATGTGAttgagatgatggaagaagccataagat TGAGATCTAATCGCTATTTTGAGGGTCATGTGTCTGTTATGAGACATCAACATGAAGAGAAA atTGCTGAACTGCAGAGTGAAGTGGAGCAGATGAAAGAAGAATTAAGACAATCATCCCTGGTCCATGAGAGTGAAATAAGAAGACTGAGTAACGAAATCCAACGGAAAGAGAAGGAAATACGACGTCTCGTAATGTCAGCAGCTGATAGA GCGGGTGAAGGTCAAGTGGCTCCTGAAACTTGGTTGTCGTTACAGTCACCGG AACGTATCATGCGTGCTGTCAGTGTTCTTGCTTGTGATCAGTGGAGTGACGTTGGTCTTGAGTTAGGCTACACGACAAGTTTTCTCAAATCACACACTAAAGGCATTGCCGACGATTGCAGCAAACTGCATTTCATACTGagaaaaaaaggcgaatctGTTGGTAGCAGCAAAGTTGTTGGTATCATCTTGTCTGCTTGCCAGCAGATTTCCATGCCAATTTGTGCTGCTGCAATAAGAGATGAGGTGGTTAGACGTCATGAGAGACTGAGAACACAGAACG ACATCTCATTGTCACAATTGCGTCAGCTATGTGTTATTGTGCGTCACAGGGGACTCCACTTGCTGAGTGTTcctgatcacgtgact GAAGATGAGACGAGTACGTATCGAGCAAACGGTACTATCACTCTTGTCAGAAGTCAGTCTGAAGGAATTACATTGTTGGTGGATACCGGAAGTCCTTGGGATCGAGAATTTCTCATACAAAAATTACAAGAGCACGAGCTGCAGCCTCAAGATGTGACACATGTTCTTTGCACTCACGGCCACGTTGATCACGTGGGAAACTTAAACTTATTCACCATGGCAACGCACATGGTGTCACACGACATGGTGAAAGATGGAGACAAATACACACT CATCTCAGTTATTGCCACGGCTGGTCACACGAGTCGGGACGTGAGTGTGGTGGTACGAGGGAGCGACAAAGGTGTGGTGGTCATTGCGGGCGACTTGTTTGAATGCGAAGCTGATCTGCAGGACGACAAGTTGTGCAAGAGTAAGAGCGAGTTTCATCAACTGCATGCGACTCGTCGAGACAAAGTGTTGGCTATTGCTGACTGGATTGTTCCAGGACATGGAAAAATGTTTAAAGTCAATAAACGGAGATAG
- the LOC134177336 gene encoding uncharacterized protein LOC134177336, which produces MTTDRNDCVYSKRHFVFLQVGAGRDETWLLSQPAGDVMHAVAALACDQWNEVGLELEYEMPQLNSITSSIAAPSSKLLAILRTKAFAVGTGNVVGIILSACRSISMPICAAAIRDEVVRCQERLKARNGGQ; this is translated from the exons ATGACGACGGATCGGAACGATTGTGTTTATAGTAAGCGACACTTTGTTTTCTTACAGGTGGGTGCAGGTCGTGATGAGACTTGGTTGTTGTCACAGCCAGCAG GAGACGTCATGCATGCCGTCGCTGCTCTGGCCTGTGATCAGTGGAATGAAGTCGGACTCGAGTTAGAATACGAAATGCCTCAACTCAACTCCATCACATCATCCATTGCTGCACCTTCGAGCAAGTTACTTGCAATACTGAGAACGAAAGCTTTCGCTGTCGGTACCGGCAATGTTGTTGGTATCATCTTGTCTGCTTGCCGAAGTATTTCCATGCCGATTTGCGCTGCTGCAATAAGAGATGAGGTGGTTAGATGTCAAGAGAGACTGAAAGCACGAAATGGTGGACAATAG